A window from Malania oleifera isolate guangnan ecotype guangnan chromosome 7, ASM2987363v1, whole genome shotgun sequence encodes these proteins:
- the LOC131160477 gene encoding histone deacetylase 2-like isoform X4, producing MKYIISKVVETYAPGAIVLQCGADSLAGDQLGCFNLSIDGHAECVRLLEVRDTQKRMLHDVGLLKQEFFRYRTSKWVCNCHNISTMPAFSRNRL from the exons ATGAAGTAT ATTATTTCCAAGGTTGTTGAAACATATGCACCGGGTGCGATAGTACTCCAGTGTGGGGCAGATTCACTTGCTGGGGATCAACTAGGCTGTTTCAATCTCTCCATTGATG GGCATGCTGAATGTGTTAG GTTACTGGAGGTGAGGGATACACAAAAGAGAATGTTGCACGATGTTGGACTGTTGAAACAGGAGTTTTTTAGATACAGAACTTCCAAATG ggtttgcaattgtcacaacatcagcacgatgccagCTTTTTCCAGgaacag gctataa
- the LOC131160477 gene encoding uncharacterized protein LOC131160477 isoform X3: MKYIISKVVETYAPGAIVLQCGADSLAGDQLGCFNLSIDGHAECVRLLEVRDTQKRMLHDVGLLKQEFFRYRTSKWVCNCHNISTMPAFSRNRYEN; the protein is encoded by the exons ATGAAGTAT ATTATTTCCAAGGTTGTTGAAACATATGCACCGGGTGCGATAGTACTCCAGTGTGGGGCAGATTCACTTGCTGGGGATCAACTAGGCTGTTTCAATCTCTCCATTGATG GGCATGCTGAATGTGTTAG GTTACTGGAGGTGAGGGATACACAAAAGAGAATGTTGCACGATGTTGGACTGTTGAAACAGGAGTTTTTTAGATACAGAACTTCCAAATG ggtttgcaattgtcacaacatcagcacgatgccagCTTTTTCCAGgaacag
- the LOC131160477 gene encoding uncharacterized protein LOC131160477 isoform X2 produces MKYIISKVVETYAPGAIVLQCGADSLAGDQLGCFNLSIDGHAECVRLLEVRDTQKRMLHDVGLLKQEFFRYRTSKWVCNCHNISTMPAFSRNRYYIL; encoded by the exons ATGAAGTAT ATTATTTCCAAGGTTGTTGAAACATATGCACCGGGTGCGATAGTACTCCAGTGTGGGGCAGATTCACTTGCTGGGGATCAACTAGGCTGTTTCAATCTCTCCATTGATG GGCATGCTGAATGTGTTAG GTTACTGGAGGTGAGGGATACACAAAAGAGAATGTTGCACGATGTTGGACTGTTGAAACAGGAGTTTTTTAGATACAGAACTTCCAAATG ggtttgcaattgtcacaacatcagcacgatgccagCTTTTTCCAGgaacag